In one Lysobacter alkalisoli genomic region, the following are encoded:
- a CDS encoding DUF1203 domain-containing protein yields MIALPAEPFAPLFRLDDSELAARGMRRCTADAPRGYPCRVSLVDAAVDEEVLLLPFEHHATTSPYRSSGPIFVRRNAEQARLAVNEIPDGFRRKLLSVRAYAADGDLLVAEVVAGDALERQLSHFLTIPEVALLHLHHARHGCYLCRAERANAG; encoded by the coding sequence TTGATCGCGCTGCCCGCCGAACCGTTCGCACCTCTGTTCAGGCTGGATGACAGTGAACTCGCCGCCCGCGGCATGCGCCGCTGCACCGCCGACGCCCCGCGTGGCTACCCGTGCCGGGTCAGCCTGGTCGATGCCGCCGTCGACGAAGAAGTCTTGCTGCTGCCGTTCGAGCACCACGCAACGACCTCGCCCTATCGCTCTTCCGGGCCGATCTTCGTACGCCGCAATGCCGAACAGGCGCGGCTCGCGGTCAACGAGATACCGGACGGGTTCCGCCGCAAATTGCTGTCGGTCCGCGCCTATGCCGCCGACGGCGACCTGCTGGTCGCGGAAGTCGTCGCGGGCGATGCGCTCGAAAGGCAGCTGAGTCACTTCCTCACCATCCCCGAGGTCGCCCTGCTCCACCTCCACCACGCCCGACATGGCTGCTACCTGTGCCGGGCGGAGCGGGCGAATGCGGGCTGA
- a CDS encoding DUF6165 family protein, with protein MSEILVPISFGELLDKIAILQIKSERMTDEAKLANVRNELSALEKTWMAHPAANKDIVRLRADLKAVNERLWEIEDDIRLKEKAQAFDEGFIRLARSVYFENDTRARIKKEINLALGSSYVEEKSYQDYGTGSGI; from the coding sequence ATGTCCGAAATCCTCGTCCCCATCTCTTTCGGCGAGCTGCTCGACAAGATCGCGATCCTGCAGATCAAGTCCGAGCGCATGACCGACGAAGCCAAGCTCGCCAACGTCCGCAATGAGCTGTCCGCGCTGGAAAAGACCTGGATGGCGCATCCGGCTGCAAACAAGGACATCGTCCGCCTGCGCGCGGACCTCAAGGCGGTCAACGAGCGACTGTGGGAGATCGAGGACGACATTCGCCTGAAGGAAAAGGCGCAGGCCTTCGATGAGGGGTTCATTCGCCTGGCCCGCAGTGTCTATTTCGAGAACGACACCCGTGCGCGGATCAAGAAGGAGATCAACCTCGCGCTCGGTTCGAGCTACGTGGAGGAAAAGTCCTACCAGGACTACGGCACCGGCAGCGGCATCTGA
- a CDS encoding PP2C family protein-serine/threonine phosphatase: MIEFGHLTHAGLRRELNEDTYYGDSELGLWLVADGMGGHEYGEVASALARETIVREVRDGTPLVQAIRIADEEIIRGSRRRHDALPMGTTVVAARVTGNRFEVAWVGDSRVYLWRDGHLAQLSQDHSYVQELIATGAITHEQARSHPHRNVVTQALGVTDPRNLNVETMTGELRPGMQLLLCSDGLTEEVDDETITRVLAQHDCSAQECVDTLVAAALDGGGSDNITVVLVRSH; the protein is encoded by the coding sequence ATGATCGAATTTGGACATCTGACGCATGCCGGCTTGCGCCGGGAGCTGAACGAAGACACCTACTACGGCGACAGCGAGCTGGGCCTGTGGCTGGTCGCCGACGGCATGGGTGGGCATGAGTACGGCGAGGTCGCCAGCGCGCTGGCCCGCGAGACCATCGTCCGCGAGGTCCGCGACGGCACGCCGCTGGTCCAGGCCATCCGCATCGCCGACGAGGAAATCATCCGCGGCTCGCGCCGGCGTCACGACGCCCTGCCGATGGGCACCACCGTGGTCGCGGCACGGGTTACCGGCAACCGCTTCGAGGTTGCCTGGGTCGGCGACAGTCGAGTCTATCTGTGGCGCGACGGCCATCTGGCCCAGCTTTCCCAGGACCATAGCTATGTGCAGGAGCTCATCGCCACCGGCGCGATCACCCATGAGCAGGCACGCAGTCACCCGCATCGCAACGTGGTCACCCAGGCGCTGGGCGTGACCGACCCGCGCAACCTCAACGTCGAGACCATGACCGGCGAGCTGCGCCCGGGCATGCAACTGCTGCTGTGCAGCGACGGGCTGACCGAGGAAGTCGACGACGAGACCATCACCCGGGTACTCGCACAGCACGACTGCAGCGCGCAGGAGTGCGTCGATACCCTGGTCGCAGCGGCGTTGGACGGCGGCGGCTCGGACAACATCACCGTGGTGCTTGTACGCAGCCACTAG
- the dnaQ gene encoding DNA polymerase III subunit epsilon, whose product MRQIILDTETTGLSWEKGNRVVEIGCVEFVERRPTGRTFHRYLNPRREFEAGAQEVTGLTLEFLADKPFFEDIVDEFLEFIDGAELVIHNAAFDVGFLDNELRLAGPQYGRLADRCAVEDSLRLARQRFPGQRNSLDALCKRLGVDNTHRQLHGALLDAQILAEVYIALTSGQEEIGFGEAQASNEAGPVVAFSGRSDRPRPLVQASEEELAAHEARLATLRKKAGAAVWDSPAEA is encoded by the coding sequence ATGCGCCAGATCATCCTCGACACCGAAACCACCGGCCTGAGCTGGGAAAAAGGCAACCGCGTGGTCGAGATCGGCTGTGTCGAGTTCGTCGAGCGGCGGCCGACCGGGCGCACCTTCCATCGCTACCTCAACCCGCGTCGCGAGTTCGAGGCCGGCGCGCAGGAGGTGACCGGCCTGACTCTGGAGTTCCTTGCCGACAAGCCGTTCTTCGAGGACATCGTCGACGAGTTCCTCGAGTTCATCGACGGCGCCGAGCTGGTCATCCACAACGCCGCGTTCGACGTCGGCTTCCTCGACAACGAACTGCGCCTGGCCGGTCCGCAGTACGGTCGGCTGGCCGACCGTTGCGCGGTCGAGGACTCACTGCGGCTGGCGCGGCAGCGGTTCCCCGGCCAGCGCAACTCGCTGGACGCACTGTGCAAGCGGCTCGGCGTCGACAATACCCATCGCCAGCTGCACGGCGCGCTGCTCGATGCGCAGATCCTGGCCGAGGTCTACATCGCGCTGACCTCGGGACAGGAGGAGATCGGCTTCGGCGAGGCCCAGGCCAGCAATGAAGCGGGTCCGGTGGTGGCCTTCAGCGGGCGCAGCGACCGCCCGCGCCCGCTGGTCCAGGCCAGCGAAGAGGAACTGGCCGCACACGAGGCACGGCTCGCGACCCTGCGCAAGAAGGCAGGGGCGGCGGTATGGGACTCCCCGGCCGAGGCCTGA
- the rnhA gene encoding ribonuclease HI, with the protein MTSNPNKSVEIHTDGACLGNPGPGGWAALLRYQGRERELSGGEAATTNNRMELMAAIMGLESLTEPCQVDLTTDSQYVRQGITLWMANWVRRGWKTAGGDPVKNRELWERLHAAAQRHRVEWHWVKGHSGDPDNERVDVLARTQALKFRAG; encoded by the coding sequence ATGACATCCAATCCGAACAAGTCCGTCGAGATCCATACCGACGGCGCCTGCCTGGGCAATCCCGGCCCCGGCGGCTGGGCGGCCCTGCTGCGCTACCAGGGCCGTGAACGTGAGCTCAGCGGCGGCGAAGCCGCCACCACCAACAACCGCATGGAGCTGATGGCCGCGATCATGGGGCTGGAGTCGCTGACCGAGCCTTGCCAGGTGGACCTGACCACCGACTCGCAGTACGTCCGCCAGGGCATCACCCTGTGGATGGCCAACTGGGTTCGTCGTGGCTGGAAGACCGCTGGAGGCGACCCGGTCAAGAACCGTGAACTGTGGGAACGCCTGCATGCCGCTGCGCAGCGGCACCGGGTTGAGTGGCACTGGGTCAAGGGTCATTCCGGCGACCCGGACAACGAGCGTGTCGACGTGCTGGCGCGGACGCAGGCGCTGAAGTTCAGGGCAGGCTGA
- a CDS encoding class I SAM-dependent methyltransferase produces MRQPEQSGPGWFAGPAAEALLAAETRAMERVLVGVPALPWLWVGGDGAEYPGSESRRGVHLARTRRGFGGDLHCVLPWPLVSETFGAVLLQHAFDGREDTGALLGECMRILAPGGVLWLAGLNPWSPYRARWWRAGLSAHGPGYWQSALARAGFPAGAVSLQWLGPRWRLDDDGAGIGAADRLRAGIALTVSKRVHAGIPPDPVRRLRLQTGLGSARTHAGALRQGPGPKP; encoded by the coding sequence ATGCGTCAACCTGAACAGTCCGGTCCCGGCTGGTTCGCCGGCCCGGCGGCGGAGGCCCTGCTGGCTGCCGAAACGCGGGCGATGGAGCGGGTGCTGGTCGGGGTTCCGGCACTGCCATGGTTGTGGGTGGGGGGCGACGGCGCCGAATATCCTGGCAGCGAGAGCCGGCGCGGCGTGCATCTGGCCCGCACCCGCCGTGGTTTCGGTGGTGATCTGCATTGTGTCCTGCCGTGGCCGCTGGTCAGCGAGACCTTCGGTGCGGTGTTGCTGCAACATGCCTTCGACGGGCGCGAAGACACCGGGGCTTTGCTTGGCGAATGCATGAGGATCCTCGCGCCGGGCGGGGTGCTGTGGCTGGCCGGATTGAACCCGTGGAGTCCGTACCGGGCCCGCTGGTGGCGTGCAGGCCTGAGCGCGCATGGTCCCGGCTATTGGCAGTCCGCATTGGCGCGGGCAGGTTTCCCGGCGGGTGCGGTCAGCCTGCAGTGGCTGGGGCCACGCTGGAGGCTGGACGATGACGGTGCCGGCATCGGTGCTGCCGACCGCCTGCGCGCCGGCATCGCCCTGACCGTCAGTAAACGCGTCCACGCCGGCATTCCGCCTGACCCGGTGCGAAGGTTGCGGTTGCAGACAGGACTGGGATCGGCGCGAACACATGCCGGCGCCTTGCGGCAAGGCCCGGGGCCGAAGCCATAA
- the gloB gene encoding hydroxyacylglutathione hydrolase has translation MRLRALPSRQDNYIWTLSDADGNAIVVDPGESAPVFAAAAEGLKPAAILLTHHHYDHIDGTAELLERWPKLPVHAPDDTRIPFPTRTVGEGDRLEPLGIPTSVMEVPGHTLSHIAFHLTLDGDQWLFCGDTLFSLGCGRLFEGTPDQMHRSLQRLAALPGATRVCCGHEYTLSNAAFARAVEPDNPALLRRIEEATTMRQSGHPSLPSTLDSERACNPFLRCDQPGVIDAVADRLGRPLRDAVETFAELRRWKDGFAA, from the coding sequence ATGCGATTACGGGCCCTGCCCTCGCGCCAGGACAACTACATCTGGACCCTGTCCGACGCGGACGGCAATGCCATCGTCGTCGACCCGGGTGAGTCGGCGCCGGTCTTCGCCGCCGCTGCGGAAGGGTTGAAGCCGGCCGCGATCCTGCTGACCCACCACCATTACGACCATATCGACGGCACGGCCGAGCTGCTCGAACGCTGGCCCAAGCTGCCCGTCCACGCGCCCGACGACACCCGCATCCCCTTCCCGACCCGCACCGTCGGCGAGGGCGACCGGCTCGAACCGCTCGGCATCCCGACTTCGGTCATGGAGGTGCCGGGCCACACCCTCAGCCATATCGCCTTTCATCTCACGCTGGACGGAGATCAATGGCTGTTCTGCGGCGACACCTTGTTCAGCCTGGGCTGTGGCCGGCTGTTCGAAGGTACGCCGGATCAGATGCACCGCTCGCTGCAACGCCTGGCCGCCCTGCCCGGCGCCACCCGAGTCTGTTGCGGACACGAATACACACTTTCCAACGCCGCCTTCGCACGGGCGGTGGAACCCGACAATCCGGCGCTGTTGCGCCGCATCGAGGAGGCCACAACCATGCGCCAGTCCGGACATCCCAGCCTGCCGAGCACGCTGGACAGCGAGCGCGCCTGCAACCCGTTCCTTCGCTGCGACCAGCCCGGCGTGATCGACGCCGTTGCAGACCGGTTGGGACGCCCACTGCGCGACGCGGTGGAGACCTTCGCCGAATTGCGGCGCTGGAAAGACGGATTCGCCGCATGA
- a CDS encoding lytic transglycosylase domain-containing protein: MSGSKRGRSAITGLAAALATMLAATAIAGTGDTSSEPAIEAAVIGPDDAVAPASPPAGTRDGREIFESFRDGLDTSDCETGTSARWTRHFAHAPDQLAAADDGLLPLFGYVVDALRESHLPTEYALIPFIESGYKPGARSPAGPVGMWQMVQVTARNHKVPISAQYDGRLSPVDSTRAAVRYLKTLHGMFAGDWRLAVMAYNAGEYRVFGALRKAGLAARDAQPEQLPGMPAITQAYVRKIHALSCLMLDAADDEAWLQALERPVPQLEAVPVPAGVGSIDEFARRSGQSPARLKRLNPAHAGGHIRQGSGQAFLLATATSADMLAAADDRTPTTTVADASVQMAAAAAQRPQRHTVARGENPWLIARRYGLRVPELLRLNGLTTRSVLRPGQQLMIDPLPSGAE; the protein is encoded by the coding sequence ATGAGCGGCAGCAAACGGGGCCGGTCCGCGATAACCGGCCTGGCTGCGGCACTGGCGACGATGCTGGCCGCGACCGCCATCGCCGGGACCGGCGACACCAGCAGCGAGCCCGCGATCGAGGCGGCCGTCATTGGCCCCGACGACGCGGTCGCGCCCGCCTCCCCGCCAGCCGGCACCCGCGACGGCCGCGAAATCTTCGAAAGCTTCCGCGACGGTCTCGACACCTCCGATTGCGAAACCGGCACCAGCGCCCGCTGGACCCGCCACTTCGCCCACGCTCCGGATCAACTGGCCGCAGCAGACGATGGCCTGCTGCCGCTGTTCGGCTACGTGGTCGACGCCCTGCGCGAATCGCACCTGCCCACCGAGTACGCGCTGATTCCCTTCATCGAGAGTGGCTACAAGCCCGGAGCGCGCAGTCCGGCCGGCCCGGTCGGCATGTGGCAGATGGTCCAGGTCACCGCCCGCAACCACAAGGTGCCGATCAGCGCCCAGTACGACGGCCGCCTGTCGCCTGTCGATTCGACCCGCGCCGCGGTGCGTTACCTCAAGACCCTGCACGGCATGTTCGCCGGTGACTGGCGACTGGCGGTGATGGCCTACAACGCCGGCGAATACCGGGTGTTCGGCGCGCTGCGCAAGGCCGGCCTCGCCGCGCGCGACGCCCAGCCCGAGCAACTGCCCGGCATGCCGGCGATCACCCAGGCCTACGTGCGCAAGATCCACGCACTGTCCTGCCTGATGCTCGACGCCGCCGACGACGAAGCCTGGCTGCAGGCACTGGAGCGCCCGGTGCCGCAGCTCGAAGCCGTGCCGGTACCCGCCGGCGTGGGCAGCATCGACGAGTTCGCGCGGCGCTCGGGACAGAGCCCGGCCCGCCTGAAGCGGCTCAACCCGGCCCATGCCGGCGGCCATATCCGGCAGGGCAGCGGGCAGGCCTTCCTTCTGGCCACTGCCACGAGTGCCGACATGCTCGCCGCCGCCGATGACCGCACGCCCACCACCACCGTGGCCGACGCCTCGGTCCAGATGGCCGCGGCCGCCGCGCAACGGCCACAGCGTCACACCGTCGCCCGTGGCGAGAATCCGTGGCTGATCGCCCGCCGCTATGGCCTGCGCGTGCCCGAACTGCTCAGGCTCAACGGCCTGACCACCCGCAGCGTGCTTCGACCGGGACAACAACTGATGATCGATCCGCTACCGTCGGGTGCCGAATGA
- a CDS encoding enoyl-ACP reductase FabI: protein MGFLQGKRALITGIASERSIASGIAEAMHREGAELAFTYQNDKLRTRVEKAAAEYRQQGQGSDIVLPLDVTDDAQIEACFDELGKRWDGLDIVVHAMAFAPREAIAGQYLDGLTRENFALAHDISAYSLSALAKAARPLMQGRNGAILTLSYLGAERALAGYNLMGVAKASLEASVRYLAYNLGPEGTRVNAISAGPIRTLAASGIAGFRKILGHVEENAPLRRTVTIENVGNVAAFLCSDLASGITGEITYVDSGYNILGMTGIESE from the coding sequence ATGGGTTTCCTGCAAGGCAAGCGCGCCCTGATCACCGGCATCGCCAGCGAGCGTTCGATCGCCAGCGGTATCGCCGAGGCCATGCACCGCGAAGGTGCCGAATTGGCCTTCACCTACCAGAACGACAAGCTCAGGACCCGGGTCGAGAAGGCCGCCGCCGAATATCGCCAGCAAGGGCAAGGCAGCGACATCGTGCTGCCGCTGGACGTCACCGACGACGCGCAGATCGAAGCGTGCTTCGATGAGCTGGGCAAGCGCTGGGACGGCCTGGACATCGTCGTCCACGCGATGGCCTTCGCCCCGCGCGAAGCGATCGCCGGCCAGTACCTCGACGGCCTGACCCGCGAGAACTTCGCCCTCGCCCACGACATCTCCGCCTACTCGCTGTCGGCGTTGGCCAAGGCCGCACGCCCGCTGATGCAGGGCCGCAATGGCGCGATACTGACCCTTAGCTACCTCGGTGCCGAACGCGCGCTGGCCGGCTACAACCTGATGGGCGTGGCCAAGGCCAGCCTGGAGGCCAGCGTGCGCTATCTGGCCTACAACCTCGGCCCCGAAGGTACCCGCGTCAACGCGATCTCGGCCGGCCCGATCAGGACCCTGGCCGCGTCCGGTATCGCCGGCTTCCGCAAGATCCTCGGCCATGTCGAGGAGAACGCGCCGCTGCGTCGCACCGTCACCATCGAAAACGTCGGCAACGTCGCCGCCTTCCTGTGCTCGGATCTGGCTTCGGGTATCACCGGCGAGATCACCTACGTCGATTCGGGCTACAACATCCTCGGCATGACCGGGATCGAAAGCGAATAA
- a CDS encoding peptidyl-prolyl cis-trans isomerase: protein MLQTLREKSSGLLGTVVLVILIVPLALFGIDQYLVQPGNNTVARVEAPPSWWSSAPSWWPASMLWQSEEITVDDFRTRFDQVRQQTREQQGDAFDPRVFEGQDNKRLVLQALIDQRVQQLAASGAGVVVGDEMVRKTIREIPAFHVDGEFNTERYQLALASQFPPQSPKQFQQTVRENLQQTLVPVALSGSNFVTGSELQRLVRLMGERRDVHMLFLPLPEQEVEAVGDAEVQAWYQSHIADFRAPETVTLEYVEVDASDVPAPPAADEAALRARYEAEKSRFATQEERLASHILIEVDADADQATQQAAQEKAAALAVQARAEGADFAALARESSDDIGSSDAGGDLGWVSRGMMVGPFEQALFAMTLNGDAAGVSDPVRTDFGWHVIQLREIKADDVESFEQVRDALVREQAELDRERAVNELMTRAVDQVYKNPNNLGGVATTTGLEVQTLGPVTRASNSGIMAHAAVKRVAFDEVRIQDGTISDPIEIGPGHHVLLRVAKHEPERARPLDEVRDDVVAAIQADRTQKAAKARAEALLARLGKGETLEAIAEAEGLPAPQPMPGVMRGMPLPDIAVNQAMFAAAPPKDDKPTPGMAELPGGNVVLFTIDAVEPGDIDTISEFERTTLEEQLRQVAGFEDVQAYTAALRKSMQVTVFEENL from the coding sequence ATGCTGCAGACACTCCGCGAAAAATCCTCCGGCCTGCTGGGTACCGTGGTCCTGGTCATCCTGATTGTGCCTTTGGCCCTGTTCGGCATCGACCAATACCTGGTCCAGCCGGGCAACAACACCGTGGCCCGCGTCGAGGCACCACCGTCGTGGTGGTCGTCGGCGCCGTCATGGTGGCCGGCCTCGATGTTGTGGCAGAGCGAGGAGATCACTGTCGACGATTTCCGGACCCGCTTCGATCAGGTTCGCCAGCAGACCCGTGAACAGCAGGGGGATGCTTTCGATCCGCGCGTGTTCGAGGGCCAGGACAACAAGCGTCTGGTGCTGCAGGCATTGATCGATCAGCGCGTGCAGCAATTGGCGGCAAGCGGTGCCGGCGTGGTGGTCGGCGACGAAATGGTCCGCAAGACCATCCGTGAGATCCCGGCGTTCCACGTCGATGGCGAATTCAATACCGAGCGCTATCAGCTCGCGCTGGCATCGCAGTTTCCACCCCAGTCGCCCAAGCAATTCCAGCAGACCGTGCGCGAGAACCTGCAGCAGACTCTGGTGCCGGTCGCGCTGTCCGGGAGCAACTTCGTTACCGGTTCCGAGCTGCAGCGCCTGGTCCGGTTGATGGGCGAGCGCCGCGATGTGCACATGCTGTTCCTGCCGCTGCCCGAGCAGGAGGTTGAGGCGGTTGGCGATGCCGAGGTGCAGGCCTGGTATCAGTCGCATATCGCCGATTTCCGTGCTCCCGAGACGGTGACGCTGGAGTACGTCGAAGTCGACGCGAGCGATGTTCCGGCGCCGCCGGCTGCCGACGAGGCCGCCCTGCGCGCGCGTTACGAGGCGGAGAAGTCCCGCTTTGCGACCCAGGAAGAACGCCTGGCCTCGCATATCCTGATCGAGGTCGATGCCGATGCCGACCAGGCCACGCAGCAGGCCGCGCAGGAGAAGGCCGCCGCACTGGCGGTCCAGGCGCGAGCCGAGGGCGCGGACTTCGCTGCGTTGGCGCGCGAAAGCAGTGATGATATCGGCTCCAGCGATGCTGGCGGAGACCTGGGCTGGGTCAGCCGCGGCATGATGGTCGGCCCGTTCGAGCAGGCGTTGTTCGCGATGACATTGAATGGCGACGCGGCGGGCGTGAGCGACCCGGTCAGGACCGACTTCGGCTGGCACGTGATCCAGTTGCGCGAGATCAAGGCCGATGATGTCGAGTCGTTCGAGCAGGTGCGCGACGCACTGGTGCGGGAACAGGCCGAACTCGATCGTGAGCGGGCCGTCAACGAACTGATGACCCGCGCTGTGGATCAGGTCTACAAGAATCCGAACAATCTAGGCGGCGTGGCGACCACGACCGGGCTGGAGGTGCAGACGCTGGGTCCGGTTACCCGTGCCAGCAACTCCGGCATCATGGCCCATGCTGCGGTCAAGCGTGTCGCCTTCGACGAGGTCCGCATCCAGGACGGCACCATCAGCGATCCGATCGAGATCGGCCCCGGGCATCATGTGCTGCTCCGGGTTGCCAAGCATGAACCCGAGCGTGCGCGGCCATTGGACGAAGTGCGTGACGACGTCGTTGCCGCGATCCAGGCCGACCGCACGCAGAAGGCGGCCAAGGCGCGCGCCGAGGCGCTGCTGGCCCGGCTCGGCAAGGGCGAGACCCTGGAAGCGATTGCGGAGGCCGAAGGTCTGCCGGCACCGCAGCCCATGCCGGGCGTGATGCGCGGCATGCCGCTGCCTGATATCGCGGTCAACCAGGCGATGTTCGCGGCTGCGCCCCCGAAGGACGACAAGCCGACCCCGGGCATGGCCGAACTGCCCGGCGGCAACGTGGTGCTGTTCACCATCGACGCGGTGGAGCCGGGCGACATCGACACGATCAGCGAGTTCGAGCGCACGACGCTGGAAGAGCAGTTGCGGCAGGTGGCCGGCTTCGAGGACGTCCAAGCCTACACGGCCGCACTACGCAAGTCGATGCAGGTGACGGTGTTCGAAGAGAACCTGTAG
- a CDS encoding HU family DNA-binding protein, with product MNKAELIEAVAGAADLSKTDAASAVDAFVSVVTKALKKGDTVTLVGFGTFQVRKRAARTGRNPKTGETIKIKASKNPAFKAGKALKDAVN from the coding sequence ATGAACAAGGCTGAGCTTATTGAGGCCGTTGCTGGTGCGGCCGATCTGTCCAAGACCGATGCCGCTTCTGCCGTCGACGCGTTCGTCAGCGTCGTTACCAAGGCGCTCAAGAAGGGCGACACCGTGACCCTGGTCGGCTTCGGTACCTTCCAGGTCCGCAAGCGCGCCGCCCGCACGGGCCGTAACCCGAAGACCGGCGAGACGATCAAGATCAAGGCTTCGAAGAATCCCGCATTCAAGGCTGGCAAAGCACTGAAGGATGCAGTAAACTAA